The Nerophis lumbriciformis linkage group LG04, RoL_Nlum_v2.1, whole genome shotgun sequence genome contains the following window.
AAGGAATTAGGCTCTGACAGAAAACCGCCTAGCGTGTCAGTCTCAGACCGGAAGTGtgatcaagtaaaaaaaaaaagggaacaggTAAACAGGTGTTCATTGTTTGACGGTCGGTTGCCGCGCAGAGATGGTTTGTGGAGGATTCGTTTGCACCAAAAACTCCCTTTGCGCACTAAATATACTATATGTGGTAAGTGcgctttttattaatgttttcattattttccgtttattttttaattcacaaTTTGGTTTAATTGAAGGACTTTCGAAATGCGTCTCACATTTCCCCTTGATTTGGAATTAGTGAGTTTTTGACTAGAATGATTtgtttttgtaaatgtatttatttgtgcgTCTATTGTAGTAGAATGTTTGTTGATATGGGATTATCTAAAAATATAAAGATCGTCTGTCTATTTCAGTCtcggttaaatgataaatgggttatacttgtatagcgcttttctaccttcaaggtactcaaagcgctttgacagtatttccacattcacccattcacacacacattcacacacacattcacacactgatggcgggagctgccatgcaaggcgctaaccagcagccatcaggagcaaggggtgaagtgtcttgcccaaggacacaacggacgtgacttggatggtagaaggtggggattgaaccccagtaaccagcaaccggcCTCCGagtgctgacacggccactctaccaacttcgccacgccgtcccttacggTTATGTAAATTTTAACTTGAGCAAGTCTTAATTTCACATCTTTTTTGTGTGCACATTTAGTTTCCTCTTAAATACGTTTTATATTTTATTCATTCTGCACCAAAATCACTTGAACTCATTGCATTTTAGTCATTATTGGcctatttatttttgttaatattagCCTATATTTACGCTCACAAGGGATATtatcgataccaatattgatattcCTTATTGATACTGGTATTAATTGGTACTCTTATCAGTACTACATGTAATTGATGTAAATAAAGAtgtggaaaaaatgcattttttaatgaCCCTTTTTATTACAAGAGGTTGTACACCAACATAATGTAACGTCTCACAGCGGGAagtattttatcaacacctgctttttaagtcaACAATCGCTCTTTGATGACATATTGGCCGGATCAACGCGACCGGAGTGTTCAGACTGCAGTCGCATTCATATCTGTTTTGTGTCCACATGGGAAAAACTCGGAATCGCACTGTTCACATTGATAagaaaaaatccgatacaggtcacatatgggcaaacAAATCGTAATTGACCTGTGGTGTGAACAAGACCTAGCTCTTGAAGAGGAAATTATGTGTTACAAatgtttgtgtggtgttgcttcattatttgtgattattcttggctgaatattttttttaatgcgttGCAGCGGCACCTAAGTGAATGTGACACCGCGCGTGTGTCATAATTACAAAGGTCAgctggattaaaaaaattaaaaaagatagcCAGAATATTAACGGTCCTCCTGGACCGACCCAATTAgaaaccggtaccaaaaaataccggtcctctatagggctgtgaatctttgggcaccacacgatacgatttgattcttgggggtaacgattcgaatcAGAATCAATTtgcgattcaaaatgattctcaattcaaaatcaatactttaataacattataaaaaaataaatgaaatacattttttattttatttaatttctaATTGATACAAGTAAAAATCACGATTCTTTCAAAAATTTAAATTTGTTGACACGCCTAGTACTCGGTATACATCTCTAACCCTTCCTAAACATTAAAATTATGAGTTAAGGTATTATGTTTCCACAAATTGccaataatcatttaaaaaatgttcctaccTCAGCTTGTGAGCCTGCTGCTGGTGGGCGTGGCGGCATGGGGAAAATGGTTCGGCCTGGTCTCCAGCATCCGCGTGGTGGCGGTAGTCATTGGCGTGGGCATCTTCTTGTTTCTGGTGGCCTTTGTAGGCCTGTGCGGCGCCCTGAGGCACCACCAGGTCCTCCTTTTCTTTGTATCCTTTTGTGTCCACCTCCTGTTTGTTTGTCAGCTAGCACTTGGTCATCCTCAACGTGCATTTCAGTACGTGATCATCCTCTTCGTGGTGTTCGTGGTGCAGCTGTCGGTGTCCTGCGCCTGTCTGGCCCTCAATAAAGACCAGCAGGTATCTCCTCTCTCAGTAAAACTAGCACCGGTTCTTTTCAAAGATGGGGATGCTGATTACTGCTTACCTGTGTCCTATCAAGAATCATCTCCTGGAAGTTGGATGGAACAAGTCGGAGTCCACACAGAGGGACGTggagaagaccctcaactgctgTGGATTCTCCTACGTCAGCTACAACGCATCCTGTGCTGCTGTAAGGGAACTACACTTGACACtcacaaaaacaattaaaatctgTGTATTGCatacatttactgtatatgtagAAACAAATGGCTATCTGTTCGCTCTTGGTCATAACTACAGAGTtggtagaggtgggaatctttgagcAACTCACGATTCAACCCGATTTTTGTggcaacgattcgattcagaatcgattttacacaatttttgattcaaaccgattcccaCAATTAGTTATTTGGTataattataaaaacatttttgttacaaATTACAAAACCTTattttggttgctgacgtataTACGCGGCGACTAAGCATGGAGATGGCTTTAAAGCGTATTTTTAAGAATTGattctttaaaaaacaaatgcaaaaaaataatcgatttttgtAAATTACAAATCCATTTAGAATCGGAATTTGGATGagcctttttttttagcactCCTAACAATGGCCGTGTGACTTTGTCGCTAAATTAAGGGGTGTCTTTGGAACAGTTGACTATCCTTTGATTCGGAGGACTACGATTCGACAGCCAACCTCACAGTCACTCACTGGCTTTGTCTTGCTTGTAACATAAAAGAAAGACAAAAAGAAGCGACGGCAAAATGTAGATTTTATATTTCTACACAGTGGGGCAAGAAAGTATTTAGTAAGCCACTGATtgcgcaagttctcccacttgaaATTATGACTGAGGTCTGTAATATCCAtcgtaggtacacttcaactgtgagagacagaatgtgaaaaaagtaATCAGATTGCAGGATTTTTCAAGAAGGTATTAGCAAAAGATGGTAGAAAATAAGTATTGGTCAATAAAAAAGGTAAACTCAatattttgtaatataacctttgttggcaaggaCAGAGGTCATATGTTTCCAGTAGATCTTCACCAGGTTCGCAGAAACTGTTGCTGCCAATTTGGCCCGTTCTTCCATGCAGATCGCCTCtcgagcagtgatgttttggggctgttgccatgcaacacagactttcaactacCTGCGCATATTTTCTATTGTCATGCTGAAAGACCCAACCATGTCTCATCTTTAATGCTATTgatgatggaaggagtttttttgctcaaaatatcACAATACATGGCCCCATATTTATTTTTCCTTAACACAGATCAGTCGTCCTGTCCCCTTtgaagaaaaacagccccaaaacatgaggtttccacccccatgctccACAGTGGCTATGGTGTTCTTGAGATGCATCTCGGCATTCTTCTTACTCCAAACACGACAAGTTAGATTTTTaccaaaaaattatattttggtctcatctggatCATCCACATCATGATCATCCACGGGCAAACTTTAGGCGGGCGTGGACATGGGCTGGCCTAAGCATTGGGACATCTGTCAGCGTAGTGTGTCACTGAAAGTAACCTTTTGTTAGtgggtcccagctctctgcaggtcattcaccaggtcccctgtGTAGTTCTGGGAGTTTTGCTCAGTTTGATCCAATGAGATAAGATCTTGCGTGGAGTCCCAGATCAAGGGAAATTATTAATAACCTTGTatccattttctaataattgctcccacagttgatttattCACAGCAAGCTGCTTGCCTTTTGTAAATTCACTCTTCCCAGCCTTGTGCCGGTCGACAATTTTGTCCCCGGTGTCCTTTGATAGCTTTTTGGTCTTAGCCGTAGAGGAGTTTGACTGTAAGGCTGTGGTCAGGTGTCTGATATACAGACAACGGGTTTAAATAGTAGCCATTAACACAGGTGTTAATGGCTACAGAGTGGCGGgtaagaagagcttcttaaagaagacaGAGTGGCGGgtaagaagagcttcttaaagaagtgaCAGGTTTTTAAGAGCCAGAAATCTTGCTTGTTTGTAGGTGACCAATTACGTACTTTCCACCATGATGAGAAAATTGTTTATTATGATTACTTGGATTTTTTTGCCACATTTCATGTCTACCTATGATGAatattacagacctctgtcaacATTTTAAGTGGGAAAACTTGCACAATTGATGGCTgactaaaatactttttttacctACTGTATTTGCTCTGCTCGCTTTTTCTTTTTGTCTCCTCCGTGTCCATAAAAATCACATGCGTGTGTGTCATGGGCAATTATGCAAATCAGGCGACGACGTCACCCATGAAACAAGCAGTGGAAGTTCTCAGTTTACAGTTCAAAAGTGGGTTTGGTCGGGTTTCACACTATTTTCCCCAaaggaaataatctgttccagtgtTAAACTGTCACCACCAGGAAGCCTTAATCACAGGCTACTTTGAGTAACATATTAGCGTTCTTACATACCAGGGTAAAAAGTTTATCCATGATGGCGGTCAATGCAATGTGTGGTGAAGGAAAGGCCATAATCAGACATCTTTGTCTGACGtaaggccctattatgcaaaaccacctttttttttttttattttacccatcggtacctgctgttgtgtatttgggatctgcataactcCCAAAAAATAGAAATTAAAACATGCAAGCATTGCAgagacattttcaaaacaatcttgccttccttcattcttcctccaaacaagcagtttggaatttgctccATTGGTGACGTCAGATTATCCACATATGGTGGAGAGCAGTAGTCCGACGCTGTAGTCAGTAAgtcccttctttttctctatcctcttgttgtggggcagactggctcgtacatgcacatgcatcatccgctgttgccatttctaatatcaagtagtgtatagtttgaacttatatctgtcagtagatgcAGTCGAagtacaaaacggcgcatcctagaGAAGGACAGAAAGCGGCTTGGAGACGGTctttaaaacataatccatgcaacattttgaccagaaaaacaccattacattttAGGTAGACaagagggggaaaaaatgtaCACCTTTAAACATTCTTTACAGTCATACAAgtctaaaaataagttaacccacAATTTCCTCGGGGAAAAAAGGCATATTTTACACCCAAGTACATTGGGTGAAATCTAAAGTGTATGCCTTTGGGGTTTAGAAGTTCCATTCTagtttaaatgggaactgcactttttcttaatttggcctatcattcacaatccctatgtaagacaaaaactagttttttcttattttttaaacattagcaacagtcagctaacaatagagtcAACGAgagctcctctattccgcccataacgaTCCAAAAAGCACTAACAATacaccatttacattttgtgacctgaatattaaagtattagcgatattgttattataagcgctaacgttaacgACCTATTTTTAGCGTCACATCACAAAGAGGTATCGAGCTGCTACTGTATATTGACATCATGGGCTGCTctttcgcctctgagttggtaaaagtcacagattataaataatgcctctcacctggatagtagaaggatgtgaaCATAAAACAagaaattggtcaactttgacattcaacttataccCGGAGAAGGCGAGAAAGACGTTAAGATGCTTGCTTGcaccaactgtttttttttttaactcttcgaggattatgattaatttttcatctaaacgtGAAACATCtcatcagttggcatcccagtgagagcagacattgtacagtaagtggttgttttattatgttggacGTCTCTCACACAGCCTGCACTGAGTTGTAGCCAGTGTTGCAGGAAAAAGCAAAAATGGTGGTGCCTTTATGAAATGCCACATGCATGCagtatgattaaaatgatcaaaatagtaaatattacgtattacgaatgtgctt
Protein-coding sequences here:
- the tspan13a gene encoding tetraspanin-13a isoform X1 encodes the protein MVCGGFVCTKNSLCALNILYVLVSLLLVGVAAWGKWFGLVSSIRVVAVVIGVGIFLFLVAFVGLCGALRHHQVLLFFYVIILFVVFVVQLSVSCACLALNKDQQNHLLEVGWNKSESTQRDVEKTLNCCGFSYVSYNASCAASCFNHMPPLSCNTCAAIIETYAGEVLRFVGGIGLFFSFTEMLGVWLAHRYRNIKDPRSNPGAFL
- the tspan13a gene encoding tetraspanin-13a isoform X2; amino-acid sequence: MVCGGFVCTKNSLCALNILYVLVSLLLVGVAAWGKWFGLVSSIRVVAVVIGVGIFLFLVAFVGLCGALRHHQYVIILFVVFVVQLSVSCACLALNKDQQNHLLEVGWNKSESTQRDVEKTLNCCGFSYVSYNASCAASCFNHMPPLSCNTCAAIIETYAGEVLRFVGGIGLFFSFTEMLGVWLAHRYRNIKDPRSNPGAFL